One window from the genome of Parafrankia irregularis encodes:
- a CDS encoding HNH endonuclease signature motif containing protein — protein MAPRTPSTVINVTGPTGSSAGAVPHGGEGEGVPVAHRVFEGWLSERLDRLRVAVAVAGVAAAQAAAIRVQAELAAARPPEGYDELDLFDAVVAGEVAGVMRISTGSAEWHLHFADQVVRRLPAGLDALADGVLDLPRLTSLERATSPLEAGLAGRVADLVLGKGPRVHRRAFTAACRRGVIKIDPDGAARRSDERCRERRVWVEPEDDGMAVLGALLPADGALACQKRIEQITDATIADRSEEDSRSRDEVRADTLMDLILGRYGQPGPAGAAGADVQVIVPVGTLLGVDAEPGELVGYGPIPATVAREIASRPTSTWRRMLTDERGSLVELGERRYPSPAQRRHVQVRNPCCVFPHCTRRAWRCDLDHTKPYAGGGETLVANLGPLCRRHHRVRHHGRWRVVQPRPGVFRWTSPTGRRYEVRPHSYLDGESTTIDHGTTTENDQPW, from the coding sequence ATGGCTCCCCGCACGCCCTCGACCGTCATCAACGTGACTGGCCCGACCGGCTCGTCCGCCGGGGCGGTTCCGCACGGTGGTGAGGGGGAGGGGGTTCCGGTCGCGCATCGGGTGTTCGAGGGATGGTTGAGCGAACGGCTGGACAGGCTTCGGGTGGCGGTGGCGGTGGCGGGGGTCGCGGCGGCGCAGGCGGCGGCGATCCGGGTGCAGGCGGAGCTTGCCGCTGCCCGGCCGCCGGAGGGCTATGACGAGCTGGATCTGTTCGATGCGGTGGTGGCGGGTGAGGTGGCGGGGGTGATGCGGATCTCGACCGGGTCCGCGGAGTGGCATCTGCATTTCGCTGATCAGGTGGTTCGTCGTCTCCCGGCCGGGTTGGACGCGTTGGCCGACGGCGTGCTTGATCTGCCTCGGTTGACGTCGTTGGAGCGTGCGACCTCGCCGTTGGAGGCGGGGTTGGCGGGCCGGGTCGCGGACCTGGTGCTGGGGAAGGGGCCGCGGGTGCATCGGCGTGCGTTCACGGCGGCGTGCCGCCGCGGGGTGATCAAAATCGATCCCGACGGTGCGGCCCGGCGATCCGACGAGCGGTGTCGGGAGCGGCGGGTGTGGGTGGAGCCGGAGGACGACGGGATGGCGGTGTTGGGGGCGTTGCTGCCCGCGGACGGGGCGTTGGCCTGCCAGAAGCGGATCGAGCAGATCACCGACGCGACGATCGCGGACAGGAGCGAAGAGGACAGCCGGAGTCGGGATGAGGTGCGTGCGGACACGTTGATGGATCTGATCCTGGGCCGGTACGGGCAGCCCGGCCCGGCGGGTGCGGCAGGTGCGGATGTACAGGTGATCGTCCCGGTCGGGACGTTGCTCGGTGTGGACGCCGAGCCCGGTGAGCTGGTGGGGTACGGGCCGATTCCTGCGACGGTGGCGCGGGAGATCGCGTCGCGGCCGACGTCGACTTGGCGGCGAATGCTCACCGACGAGCGGGGTTCTCTGGTGGAGTTGGGAGAGCGGCGGTATCCCAGCCCGGCGCAGAGACGCCATGTGCAGGTCCGGAACCCGTGCTGTGTTTTCCCGCATTGCACCCGCCGGGCGTGGCGTTGCGATCTGGACCACACAAAGCCGTACGCCGGGGGTGGGGAGACGCTGGTGGCGAATTTGGGGCCGTTGTGCCGGCGGCATCATCGGGTGCGTCATCACGGTCGGTGGCGGGTGGTCCAGCCCCGGCCGGGGGTGTTCCGGTGGACGAGTCCGACCGGTCGCCGGTACGAGGTCCGGCCGCATTCGTATCTCGACGGGGAGAGCACCACCATCGACCACGGCACCACCACCGAAAACGATCAACCGTGGTGA
- a CDS encoding phosphoribosyltransferase family protein — MLFQNREHAGQELGRRLAYLGGQQVVVVGLPRGGVVVAYEVARALGAPLDVIVVRKLGVPVQPELAMGAIAEGGVLVVNDETRLLASITPGDLHAVEARERVELDRRIRRFRGSQPRVPLAGRTVVVVDDGIATGATAAAACQAVRAAGAARVVLAAPVGPPERIAWLHQFAEEVVCLATPDEFFAIGAFYVDFTQTADEEVTDLLHRAALIAAPAAGHTVHANGTAGTARTGGASPAHAVEVRIPTDTTKLSGDLTVPDHPHGLVVFAHGSGSSRQSPRNRYVSDVLVDAGLATLLFDLLTPEEELDRENVFDIDTLARRLIRVTRWLREEPDIAYLPVGYFGASTGAAAALWAAAEFGPPVTAVVSRGGRPDLAASRLARVSAPTLLIVGERDELVLDLNREAQNQLRCESRLAVVPAATHLFTQPGALEAVAVLARDWFVHHLALVGHSS, encoded by the coding sequence ATGCTCTTCCAGAATCGCGAACATGCGGGGCAGGAGCTCGGCCGACGACTGGCGTATCTCGGCGGCCAGCAGGTGGTGGTCGTCGGTCTCCCCCGAGGGGGTGTGGTCGTCGCCTACGAGGTCGCCCGGGCGCTGGGTGCACCGCTGGACGTCATCGTCGTCCGGAAGCTCGGCGTTCCGGTGCAGCCGGAGCTGGCTATGGGTGCAATCGCCGAGGGCGGTGTGCTGGTGGTCAACGACGAGACCCGGCTGCTGGCCAGCATCACCCCGGGAGATCTCCACGCGGTGGAAGCACGTGAACGGGTGGAACTCGACCGCCGGATCCGGCGCTTCCGCGGATCGCAGCCCCGGGTTCCACTGGCCGGCCGCACCGTGGTCGTGGTTGACGACGGGATCGCGACCGGCGCGACCGCTGCCGCCGCCTGCCAGGCGGTCCGGGCCGCCGGCGCCGCCCGCGTTGTCCTCGCCGCACCCGTCGGCCCGCCGGAACGGATCGCATGGCTGCACCAGTTCGCCGAGGAGGTGGTCTGCCTGGCCACCCCGGACGAGTTCTTCGCCATCGGCGCCTTCTACGTCGACTTCACCCAGACCGCGGATGAGGAGGTCACCGACCTGCTGCATCGGGCCGCCCTCATCGCCGCCCCGGCGGCCGGTCACACCGTGCATGCCAACGGGACCGCAGGCACCGCGAGGACCGGTGGCGCATCGCCGGCGCATGCCGTCGAGGTCCGAATTCCAACAGACACGACAAAGCTGAGTGGAGATCTCACTGTTCCCGACCATCCGCACGGTCTGGTCGTGTTCGCCCACGGGAGCGGCAGCAGCCGCCAAAGCCCACGCAACCGGTACGTCTCCGACGTCCTGGTCGACGCCGGCCTGGCCACTCTGCTGTTTGACCTGCTCACGCCCGAGGAGGAACTCGACCGGGAGAACGTGTTCGACATCGACACCCTCGCCCGCCGCCTGATCCGCGTCACCCGCTGGCTGCGCGAGGAGCCCGATATCGCCTACCTTCCCGTCGGATACTTCGGCGCGAGTACCGGCGCCGCAGCGGCTCTGTGGGCGGCAGCCGAGTTCGGCCCGCCAGTCACCGCTGTCGTCTCCCGCGGCGGGCGACCAGACCTTGCTGCATCCCGGCTGGCTCGGGTGTCCGCCCCCACACTGCTGATCGTGGGTGAGCGCGACGAGCTCGTGCTCGACCTCAACCGGGAAGCGCAGAATCAGCTGCGGTGTGAGAGCCGCCTCGCGGTGGTACCTGCTGCCACCCACCTGTTCACGCAGCCGGGCGCCCTGGAGGCGGTGGCGGTGCTGGCCCGTGACTGGTTCGTCCACCATCTGGCCCTGGTCGGGCATTCCAGCTAG